From the genome of Acidobacteriota bacterium:
CGGCGGGCCTGCCGAACACCACCTTCACCGACCGCTTCGGCCTGCTCGAGGACCTCGACCGCGTCGAGCTGTACTACTTCGGGCCCGCCCATAGCGACGGCGACATCGTGGTGGTCTTCCCTCAGAAACGGACCGCGTATCTCGGCGAGCTGTTCCCGGACAAGGCGGCGCCGGTCATCGACACCGCCAACGGCGGGAGCGGCATCGCGTTTCCGGAGACCCTGGCGAAGGTCGTGGAGGCAATCGACGGCGTGGACCGGGTCATCACCGCCCACGCCCCGATCCCGACGACCTACGCGGGGCGCGGCCGGCGCGACCGCGGCGAGCGACGCGCGTGGACGGGATGGCTGACCTGGGACGACCTGCGGGAGTACGCCGACTTCAACCGGGACTTCCTCACCGCCGTGCGCGCGTCCCACGAGGCGGGACGGAGCGTAGACGAAGCGGCAGCGAATCTGGACTTGCCGGAGCGCTACGCGGACTACGGCATGGAGCAGGCGCGGGCAAACGTCGAGGCGATCTACGCGGAACTGGAAGGCCGCTGACCCGGGCGAGGAAGACATCATGACAATGTGGCGTGCGGCGGCGGCGATCGGCGGCCTGTTGGCGCTTGCGGGCGGCGCGGCCGACATCCGCGCGGACGACTGGCCGGAGTTCCGGGGCGAGGGGCGCCTGGGCGAGTGGCGCGAGACCGGTCTGATCGAGTCGTTTCCCGCCGAGGGGCTCAAGGCCCGCTGGCGGGCGCCGATCAAGGCGGGTTTCGCCGGCCCGTCGGTAGCGGACGGCCGGGTGTTCGCGTCCGACTGGGAGCCGACCAACGGCATGCGCGGGACCGAACGCGCCCTGGCCTTCGACGAGGCGACGGGCGAGTTGCTTTGGGTCCAGGAGTGGGACGCAGACTACGCCGGCATCCAGTGGGAAACGGGCCCCGGCGCAACGCCGACGGTCGACGGCGACCGCGTATACGTCCTCGGCCGCACCGGAGTCCTCTCCGCCCTTCGCGTCGACACCGGCGAGTTGCTGTGGCGGAGAAACTACGGCGAGGACTACGCGGTGGATCGGATGCAGTGGGGTTTCGACTGGGGCTTCGCCAGCGCGCCTCTGGTCGACGGCGACCGGCTCATCTGCTTCGTCGGCGGCGAGCCCGACGCGCGCGTGGTGGCCTTCGACAAGATGACCGGCGAGGAAGTCTGGCGGGCCCTGCCGAGCGAGGAGGATCTCGGTGTCGCGCAGCCGATCATCGTCGAGGCGGGCGGTGCAAGGCAGCTTATCGTCTGGAACCCGGAGGAGGTGGCGTCACTCAATCCGGTCACCGGCGAGATCTACTGGCGGCAGCCGTACATCGTCGGCGGGGCAATGACCGTGGCGGTCCCCGTGCAGGTGGGAGCGCAACTGTTCTTCACGACCTTCTACGACGGCCCGATGATGCTGACCCTCAATCAGGACCGGCCCGAGGCCACCGTGGCATGGAAGGGAACCAGCAATAGCGAGATCCGGACGGACGGGCTGCACGCGGTCCTGGCCACCCCGATCATCGACGGCGGCTACATCTACGGCATCTGCAGCTACGGCCAGCTCCGCTGCCTGAACGCCACGACCGGCGAACGCATCTGGGAGACCCAGGAGGCCACCGTCGAGCGGCGGCGCTGGGCGTCCGGCTACATGGTGAGAAACGGCGACCGCGTGCTCATCAACAACGACCGCGGCGAGTTGATCATCGCGCGACTCAGCCCCGAGGGCTACGAGGAGGTGAGCCGCACCAAGCTCATCGCGCCCACCTCCCCGCCGGGCAACCGCCGCGAGCTCCGGTTCGTCAACTGGGTCCACCCCGCCTACGCCAACAAGCACATCTATACGCGCAACGACGAGGAGATCGTGGCCTTCTCGATGGACGCGGCCGACTACGAGTGAGTCCGCGGCGCCGCGACGGCGTCAGGCGCCACCGGAAAACCGAGGGAGGCGGCGTTCCGGCGAATCCGATCGTCAAACGACAGCACCTTCACATCCGGCGCCAGGTTCCTGACTGTCAGCACTGTCGCGAGGTGAATCGCGTCGAGGGCCCGGACCGGCTCACGTGGAAACGACCGCCGCGATCGATGGACGATCTCCGCGTCCATTGCGTAGAGCGTCCAATGCGCCGACGCCGTGTCAAGAATGGCCTGCAGCCGTACCGACTCGCTTGCAGTCAACCGTCCGGTCAAGGAGCCGCGGCGAAACGTCCTATCGCATTCGATCAGGGTCAGGTCGGATGTATGGACCGTATCCGCAGCTACGAGTTGAGACCAGGCTCGATCACCGCGCTCTTCGTCCAGAAGCCAGGCCACGACCGCACTTGTTTCGGCATACAGATTCACCGGTCACCCCGCGTATCGTCGAGCAAGTCCTGCACTATCCGGGTCGGCAGGCGGCGCGAAGGACGCGGGTAGACATCCGGGCGATTCGGGGCGCCGAGGCGAACGCTGCCCCCGCGCGCGCGGCGGCGTAGCTCCGCCTGCGCTTCGTTCTCGGTGGTGTGCGTGGGCGGTCCCAATTCGGCCACTATCCGGCCCCGGTGGGTGACGCCGACGCGCTCTCCCCGCTCCACCATGCGGAGGTAGGCGCTCAAGCGGTTCTTGACATCTCGAACACCGGAGGTCTTCATCGCACCCAATGTAGACACATGAAGCTACAATGTCAACGCGCTACTTCGACGCGGCAAAGCCGACGATGGGCGGATGGGACAGGAAGTCGTCCCAGAACGGATTGCCGCGCTCTGAAGGCCGCAACGAGATATCCACCCATCGGAACTCGGCGAATCCTGCTGCTCGAAACGCCTCCTCGTACGTCTCCGGCTTCAGATAGAAGTTCTGGACCTCGAACTGCCGGCTGTCCGCATTGAATACCGTGAAGTGAACGGTGTCTCCCTCGGACGGCGAGCTCGCGCACGTTCTCTCGAGTCCGTACTTCCTCCACGTGGCGTTCGCGGGAGGTGGATTCGGGACATTGTCATTGAGGCCCACGAACCGCCCGCCCGGGCGCAACGCGTCGTGACAGGCCTTGCAGAACCGCCGAAGTTGCTCACCCGTGCGAGCGTAGCCGAGCGAGTAGATAGCGACGACCACGTCGACCGGCTCAGACGCCGTGTATGCGGCGATGTCCGAAACGCTGTACTCGCAGCCGAGCGGGTCGCGCCGCTCCTCGGCTTGCGCCCGCTGGATCATGTGCGCCGAGACATCCACGCCGATCGCCTTCGATGCGCCAGCCCGCTTGAGCCAACGCGTGTAGAAGCCGTCGCCGCACGCCATGTCCAGCGTCGTGGCGCCGGAGATGTCTCCGACCAGCTCCCGCAGCGTGTGCTGTTCCACGACCTCCCGGAAGGGAAGCCGCATGGAATTCGCATACAGGTCGGCGATGGTTTCGTATTCCGTGATCTGATCCACCGGGCTCCTCCGTGACTTGCGTATCCTCAGCTCCTGCCGGGTACTCTACCGTGCAACAGGGCCGTCCGGTCACCTACGCGGGCGGATTGGCATCACGTCGCACGCATGCTCCGGAACAGCCGGCGATGCCCCTCCACGATCCGCCTCTCGGCTTCCGCATCGACGTCCAGGCTGCCGTTTCCGCGCTCGAACGTACCGCCGAGAAGAATGCCGTCCGCCCGCGGAAACATGTACAGCCCCCTCTGAATCGCGATGTAGTCGACCTCGGGCTGCGGAAACAGGATCGTCAACTGGCCTTTGGCCGGCATGAGCTTGCTGTCGTCGAAGAGCGCGCCGGCCCCGAGGCCCGTGCAGTTGATTACGATCCGCTCCGGCAGGGCCGCCACGGCCTCCTGGCCGCGCAGCTCACCCACGACGACCTTGCCGCCGGCGATATGCACGTCGCGTAACTGGGCGCTCAGGAAGATGGCCGGCTCGATAAGCATCGTGCGGACGCGCTGCGCGTAGGCCGCCGCGAACGGATGCTGGCCCGGCCCTAACTGGGTCGCGCTCGCGAAGACGTCGGGCAGGAGGTCGAACAGCCGGCTCTCCCGCGGTTCGTCCGACAGGTAGTAGTTGTCGATCCAGCGGACGCCGTAGCCGGCGCCCACGAAGTCCTGGAAGTACCGGAAGGCAATCCGGCTCGCCTCGACGAACTGCGTCATGAACGCGGGCGTCACCGCGTCGGGGTCGAAAACCGACGCCGGCGTCCATTGCCCGCCCGCCACGTTGGAGGTGGTGCGCGGCGGCAGATCCCGTGCGTAGATCGTCACCTCCCAGCCTCGGAGCTGCAGGAGGCGGGCGGTCGCCAGACCTACCACGCCGCAGCCGAGCACGGCCGCCCGGCGCTCACCCCCGGCGGTGGCCATCGCGGCCTCGCGCGCCGCGAGCTCGGCGGTTCCCCACGACAGCGTGATACCGCCGCCGCCATGCCCGTAGTTGTGGACGATCAGCTTGTCGCCCATCCGGACGGATTCCAGCCGGAAGCCGGCCGGCCGGTAGGGCCGAAGCCCGACGACCCGCCGGATGATGCGATCCCACGCGACGTCGACCGGCACGAGACCGGTCGCGCCCACACCCGGCCCTGTTACGGGCGGGCGGCGGATCCCGCAGGCGGAAGCGGCAACCGCGCCGAGCGCAGCCTGCCCGCCCAACCGCAGTGCCGCTCGACGGGTCACCATGGCGCGTCCTCAGGCCGACGGCCGGCGTGGCTGCTCGCTACCGTAGACGAACGCTTCCAGCTCGCCGTGGACGCGTTCGATGGTGCCTGCGGACGGCGCCGGCGTGAACGCCGACACGAGCAGCGCGGTCGCGCCGTTGACCAGCAGGGCCCAGATGGCGCCGTGCATTCCCAGCGGATGCGGCACAACCACCAGCGTCACGTACAACGTGGCCAGGCCGGCCGCGATGCCCGCGACGACGCCTGCCCGGGTGAGGGTCCGGCGGGTCGGGAAACAGACGCCGACCACGCCCGGCAGCAACTGCAGGGCGCCGGAACCCGACAGCGTGATGAGCACGACCAGGAAATCGAACGTGCTGACGGTGAGAACGTAGCCGACCGCGAGGAGCAGGACGACGAACACCCGCCCCACCCGCAGGTAGTGCGCCTGACTTGCGCCCGGCCGGACGTAGCGCCGGTAGATGTCGTGCGTGAGGACGGCCATGTTCGAGTGCAGGATGGAATCGAGGGTCGACATCGCGGCAGCGGTGGCGCCGGCCAGGATCGCGCCCGTCAGCCACGGAGAGACGTGCGCGAAAAGCAGCTCGGGAAAGATCCGGTCCGGGACGTCGAGGTCGGGCATCGCCACGGCGCCGCCGAGGCCGACGAACGCAGCCGGAATGTAAAGCGTCATCAGGTAAATCGGCGTCGTCGCGCCGAGCGCCCTCAGGGTCTTCGCGTCTACCGCGGTGTAGTAGCGGATGAGCATGTGCGGCTGCAGGATGATGCCGAACGACAGGGTGACGATCATCCCGATCCACATGCCGGGCGTGAAAAACCCGTTGGGTCCGGGCAGGGTGAGCAGGTCCGGCCGCTGCGCGGCAACCTCCCTCCAGAGCTGGAGCGGTCCGCCGAACAACTCATAGGCGAGCACGAGTGCGCCTATCCAGACGGCGAAGTACATCCAGACGCCCTG
Proteins encoded in this window:
- a CDS encoding type II toxin-antitoxin system VapC family toxin — its product is MNLYAETSAVVAWLLDEERGDRAWSQLVAADTVHTSDLTLIECDRTFRRGSLTGRLTASESVRLQAILDTASAHWTLYAMDAEIVHRSRRSFPREPVRALDAIHLATVLTVRNLAPDVKVLSFDDRIRRNAASLGFPVAPDAVAAPRTHS
- a CDS encoding class I SAM-dependent methyltransferase; its protein translation is MDQITEYETIADLYANSMRLPFREVVEQHTLRELVGDISGATTLDMACGDGFYTRWLKRAGASKAIGVDVSAHMIQRAQAEERRDPLGCEYSVSDIAAYTASEPVDVVVAIYSLGYARTGEQLRRFCKACHDALRPGGRFVGLNDNVPNPPPANATWRKYGLERTCASSPSEGDTVHFTVFNADSRQFEVQNFYLKPETYEEAFRAAGFAEFRWVDISLRPSERGNPFWDDFLSHPPIVGFAASK
- a CDS encoding PQQ-binding-like beta-propeller repeat protein; protein product: MTMWRAAAAIGGLLALAGGAADIRADDWPEFRGEGRLGEWRETGLIESFPAEGLKARWRAPIKAGFAGPSVADGRVFASDWEPTNGMRGTERALAFDEATGELLWVQEWDADYAGIQWETGPGATPTVDGDRVYVLGRTGVLSALRVDTGELLWRRNYGEDYAVDRMQWGFDWGFASAPLVDGDRLICFVGGEPDARVVAFDKMTGEEVWRALPSEEDLGVAQPIIVEAGGARQLIVWNPEEVASLNPVTGEIYWRQPYIVGGAMTVAVPVQVGAQLFFTTFYDGPMMLTLNQDRPEATVAWKGTSNSEIRTDGLHAVLATPIIDGGYIYGICSYGQLRCLNATTGERIWETQEATVERRRWASGYMVRNGDRVLINNDRGELIIARLSPEGYEEVSRTKLIAPTSPPGNRRELRFVNWVHPAYANKHIYTRNDEEIVAFSMDAADYE
- a CDS encoding MBL fold metallo-hydrolase, giving the protein MMVRSAHLRRHFGPHARRDSMKRWIVPTALPAALLLALLVDRGQAQEQEERFVEIDTLNVRDTLYHLGEGGANGLALIDEINGGVILVGTKLPGWGQPVIDAVYQVTDLPVTTIINTHSDRDHTGANSEFPDVTEIIAHENTAANMARMDLFAGSAAGLPNTTFTDRFGLLEDLDRVELYYFGPAHSDGDIVVVFPQKRTAYLGELFPDKAAPVIDTANGGSGIAFPETLAKVVEAIDGVDRVITAHAPIPTTYAGRGRRDRGERRAWTGWLTWDDLREYADFNRDFLTAVRASHEAGRSVDEAAANLDLPERYADYGMEQARANVEAIYAELEGR
- a CDS encoding FAD-binding oxidoreductase; translation: MVTRRAALRLGGQAALGAVAASACGIRRPPVTGPGVGATGLVPVDVAWDRIIRRVVGLRPYRPAGFRLESVRMGDKLIVHNYGHGGGGITLSWGTAELAAREAAMATAGGERRAAVLGCGVVGLATARLLQLRGWEVTIYARDLPPRTTSNVAGGQWTPASVFDPDAVTPAFMTQFVEASRIAFRYFQDFVGAGYGVRWIDNYYLSDEPRESRLFDLLPDVFASATQLGPGQHPFAAAYAQRVRTMLIEPAIFLSAQLRDVHIAGGKVVVGELRGQEAVAALPERIVINCTGLGAGALFDDSKLMPAKGQLTILFPQPEVDYIAIQRGLYMFPRADGILLGGTFERGNGSLDVDAEAERRIVEGHRRLFRSMRAT
- a CDS encoding sodium:solute symporter family protein produces the protein MEAWEVATALIVAYLGFTLLLGVLANRRLTVDVEDFMLYGRKAGFIVLYLTIVATFHSAFAFLGSGGFFYTHGIGFWAAGAWTVLAGAITYFLGTRIWALGKAFGYITPADLLADFYESEAVRVVVAVVSVVFTILYIQVQAQGLGYIITVATGGRVSFEVGTLLLLIVAAFYLIAGGLRAVYWTDVLQGVWMYFAVWIGALVLAYELFGGPLQLWREVAAQRPDLLTLPGPNGFFTPGMWIGMIVTLSFGIILQPHMLIRYYTAVDAKTLRALGATTPIYLMTLYIPAAFVGLGGAVAMPDLDVPDRIFPELLFAHVSPWLTGAILAGATAAAMSTLDSILHSNMAVLTHDIYRRYVRPGASQAHYLRVGRVFVVLLLAVGYVLTVSTFDFLVVLITLSGSGALQLLPGVVGVCFPTRRTLTRAGVVAGIAAGLATLYVTLVVVPHPLGMHGAIWALLVNGATALLVSAFTPAPSAGTIERVHGELEAFVYGSEQPRRPSA